The following proteins come from a genomic window of Athalia rosae chromosome 1, iyAthRosa1.1, whole genome shotgun sequence:
- the LOC105684189 gene encoding sodium-coupled monocarboxylate transporter 1-like has product MSDDVVKRSFDLIDCVVFAGMLGVSALVGVYQAYKSRKNPDAVREYLVGGQNMSIFPISMSLIASYISGIAILGIPAEMYVYGTQLWSVVIPDCFVSLTMAVVFLPVFYKLQITSSYEYLNLRFNHVVRLMGSIIFLIKMLLYIPLVIYVPALAFNQVTGIHLHLITPIVCVVCIFYTTLGGLKAVVWTDTIQTIVMFGGVIVVMVLGTLRVGGVQEVWRRSQVTDRIEFFNMNPDPTIRHTFWTVVVGNYLNWLATCSVNQAMVQRCLAMPNLRKANITIAVMAVGIVTIISMCCYTGLVIFAAFHKCDPITTKQINKADQLLPFFVMEIAESVPGLPGLFISGVFSAALSTMSTGLNSMSGVIYEDMIKPLLKRPPGDIGASRIMKVTVVLIGALCVGLVFLVEKLSSLIQAGKSLSGITAGPLLGIFTLGMFFPYANSAGASVGGLVSLGFVAWISLGTQAAISTGRIHFLTKPVSVEECPDRFKAFTSTQNSTIILDDAAGEAPFFLYRMSYLWYTWVGFLVAILVGLFVSWITGPNKYRVEDKKLYTPVIHKLLSRTSAATNNTELVKVDRIGKISFPKS; this is encoded by the exons ATGAGCGACGACGTTGTCAAAAGATCTTTTGATCTCATCGACTGCGTGGTATTCGCTGGAATGTTGGGGGTTTCGGCACTCGTCGGAGTCTACCAGGCTTACAAATCCAGAAAGAACCCGGACGCCGTTAGGGAATATCTAGTGGGCGGACAGAACATGTCTATATTCCCTATAAGCATGTCTCTGATTGCAAG ctacATTTCTGGGATAGCCATACTCGGAATTCCAGCCGAAATGTACGTCTACGGTACCCAGCTGTGGTCCGTCGTCATCCCGGATTGCTTCGTGTCCCTCACAATGGCCGTCGTCTTCCTGCCAGTATTTTACAAGCTACAAATCACGTCCTCCTACGAG TATTTGAACCTGCGTTTCAATCACGTCGTTCGATTGATGGGCTCCATAATATTCCTCATAAAAATG ctTCTTTACATCCCTCTCGTTATCTACGTCCCAGCTCTGGCGTTTAATCAAGTAACGGGAATCCATCTGCATCTGATAACGCCGATCGTTTGCGTCGTTTGCATTTTCTACACAACTTTG GGTGGCTTGAAGGCCGTCGTATGGACCGACACGATACAAACAATCGTCATGTTCGGTGGCGTGATCGTCGTCATGGTTCTCGGAACTTTGAGGGTTGGAGGCGTCCAGGAAGTTTGGCGAAGAAGTCAAGTTACCGAcaggattgaatttttcaa CATGAACCCGGACCCAACCATACGACACACTTTTTGGACGGTCGTGGTTGGAAATTACCTGAATTGGTTAGCGACGTGTTCGGTGAACCAAGCGATGGTACAACGTTGCTTGGCGATGCCAAATCTAAGGAAGGCCAATAT TACGATCGCCGTGATGGCCGTGGGCATAGTAACCATTATCTCGATGTGCTGTTATACAGGACTAGTTATATTCGCAGCGTTCCACAAATGCGATCCCATCACGACCAAG CAAATAAATAAGGCCGATCAACTGCTGCCGTTCTTCGTAATGGAAATTGCGGAAAGTGTTCCAGGACTTCCGGGTCTCTTCATATCCGGCGTTTTCAGCGCAGCTTTAAG CACAATGTCCACGGGATTGAACTCTATGTCTGGGGTGATCTACGAAGACATGATAAAGCCATTGCTTAAACGACCACCGGGAGACATTGGGGCTAGTAGGATTATGAAAGTCACCGTTGTACTAATCGGAGCACTTTGCGTCGGATTAGTTTTCCTCGTAGAAAAACTCAGCAGCTTGATACAG GCCGGAAAAAGTTTGTCTGGGATAACAGCTGGACCACTCCTCGGGATTTTTACCCTCGGAATGTTTTTCCCTTATGCAAACTCGGCG GGTGCCTCGGTCGGTGGATTGGTCAGCTTGGGTTTCGTCGCATGGATATCGTTGGGAACTCAAGCAGCAATTTCTACTGGgcgaattcattttttgacaAAACCAGTGTCGGTCGAAGAATGTCCGGACCGTTTCAAAGCTTTCACCAGCACACAAAATTCCACAATTATCCTCGACGACGCGGCGGG ggAGGCGCCGTTTTTCTTGTACAGAATGTCTTACCTCTGGTACACCTGGGTCGGTTTTTTGGTAGCTATTCTGGTCGGACTTTTTGTATCCTGGATTACAGGACCTAACAAATACAGAGTAGAAGACAAAAAACTGTATACTCCAGTCATACATAAACTTTTATCTCGAACTTCTGCGGCAACG AACAATACAGAGCTCGTTAAAGTGGATCGAATTGGAAAAATCAGTTTTCCAAAAAGTTGA
- the LOC105684191 gene encoding CCR4-NOT transcription complex subunit 9 — MSSQQSPAALQATVDGEKVYTWITELCNPETRENALFELSKKREVVPDLAPMLWHSFGTTAALLQEIINIYPAINPATLTAYQSNRVCNALALLQCVASHPETRSAFLQAHVPLFLYPFLHTVSKTRPFEYLRLTSLGVIGALVKTDEQEVITFLLTTEIIPLCLRIMESSSELSKTVATFILQKILLDDSGLSYICQTYDRFSHVAMILGKMVLSLAKDPSARLLKHVVRCYLRLSDNPRALLALRQCLPDQLRDNTFATCLQEDKSTTHWLNQLLKNLETGPQPGPPTQPGQQDPRTIGMSPLTS, encoded by the exons ATGAGTTCCCAACAAAGTCCAGCTGCCTTGCAAGCCACCGTTGATGGTGAGAAGGTCTACACCTGGATAACTGAATTGTGTAATCCTGAAACAAGGGAAAACGCTTTATTTGAATTGAGCAAAAAACGAGAAGTTGTTCCCGATCTTGCCCCGATGCTCTGGCATTCTTTTGGAACCACGGCTGCCTTGCTGCAAGAAATTATTAACATATATCCGGCTATAAATCCTGCTACTCTTACTGCCTACCAAAGTAATAGAGTCTGCAATGCTTTGGCTTTGCTGCAATGCGTCGCTAGTCATCCTGAAACACGATCAGCTTTTCTGCAG GCTCATGTTCCGCTGTTCCTATACCCATTTTTGCACACCGTTAGCAAGACACGACCCTTTGAATACCTGAGATTGACAAGCCTTGGGGTCATCGGAGCCTTGGTTAAAACAGATGAACAAGAAGTAATCACCTTCCTACTTACAACAGAGATAATTCCGCTTTGTCTGAGAATAATGGAGAGTAGCTCCGAACTGAGTAAAACTGTGGCTACGTTCATTCTGCAAAAAATATTGCTCGACGACAGCGGTTTATCATATATATGTCAGACCTACGACAGATTCAGCCATGTTGCTATGATTCTTGGGAAAATGGTTCTCTCTCTTGCTAAAGATCCTTCGGCCAGATTGCTCAAACACGTCGTCAGATGCTACTTGAGACTCTCCGATAATCCAAG AGCACTTCTGGCGTTGAGACAATGTCTCCCGGATCAGTTGAGGGATAATACTTTTGCGACGTGCTTGCAAGAGGACAAGTCGACCACTCATTGGCTGAATCAACTACTCAAAAATCTAGAAACTGGCCCTCAACCAGGTCCTCCGACTCAGCCTGGTCAGCAGGATCCCAGAACTATCGGGATGTCACCTCTCACCTCATAG